Proteins from one Pseudomonadota bacterium genomic window:
- a CDS encoding HlyD family type I secretion periplasmic adaptor subunit produces the protein MTKKTPAAPKAKIAQAPSIQKSIRGYGLAAAIAMVLLVGGIGGWAANAQISGAVYAIGELILDGRSHEVQHRDGGIVLEMRVRDGDLVQAGDPLFSMDPAELEASFAIVDNQIVERLARRARLDAELSADGELVFPDALMDRFDEPFVAQLMRQEAENLHARATTIDGQTNQLRERIRQTNGQIVGLRAQVEAKREELRLIAEERESLDVLFGQGLVESSRVLALDRTKARLAGEEGALVASIGQAGAEISQIEMQILQIRNDFRTRALEELTTVRSELAQLNEQLSDVRARLGRLDVRAPLAGVVHELALTSPGALVAAERTVLKLVPVQNRLIVEARIQPQDIDQIRVGDEATLRFSAFNQRTTPEIFGTVTHLSADRSDDQQTGASWYTARLQVNDEEKQRLGDDLSLIPGMPVDVFMQTEQRTVLSYLMKPLTDHLQRAFIED, from the coding sequence ATGACGAAAAAGACGCCTGCTGCACCGAAGGCTAAAATCGCCCAAGCGCCGTCAATCCAGAAGTCCATCCGTGGTTATGGGCTTGCGGCGGCCATCGCCATGGTGCTGCTGGTTGGGGGGATTGGCGGCTGGGCTGCCAATGCTCAGATTTCCGGTGCGGTCTATGCCATCGGCGAGCTTATTCTCGATGGCCGTAGCCACGAGGTTCAGCATCGCGATGGTGGTATTGTGCTCGAGATGCGCGTCCGTGATGGAGATTTGGTGCAGGCCGGCGATCCGCTTTTCTCGATGGACCCGGCCGAACTAGAAGCGTCGTTTGCCATTGTCGATAACCAGATTGTCGAGCGTCTGGCGCGCCGGGCAAGGCTGGACGCAGAACTTTCAGCTGACGGAGAGCTCGTTTTCCCCGACGCGCTCATGGATCGATTCGATGAGCCCTTTGTTGCGCAGCTTATGCGCCAGGAGGCAGAGAATCTGCACGCGCGTGCCACCACAATCGACGGCCAGACCAATCAGTTGCGTGAACGCATCCGACAGACAAACGGTCAAATTGTCGGGCTGCGCGCGCAGGTTGAGGCCAAACGCGAGGAGCTGCGTTTGATTGCCGAGGAGCGCGAGAGCCTTGATGTTCTGTTCGGACAAGGGCTCGTTGAAAGCTCGCGTGTTCTCGCCTTAGACCGCACCAAAGCAAGACTGGCGGGCGAAGAGGGCGCGTTGGTCGCCTCCATCGGTCAGGCCGGCGCGGAAATTTCTCAGATCGAAATGCAGATTTTGCAGATCCGAAATGACTTTCGCACACGCGCGTTGGAAGAGCTGACCACTGTGCGCAGCGAGCTCGCCCAGCTGAACGAGCAGCTTTCAGATGTGCGCGCCCGGCTGGGGCGTCTTGACGTTCGAGCACCTCTCGCTGGCGTAGTACACGAACTTGCGCTCACGTCGCCTGGCGCATTGGTCGCTGCGGAACGAACGGTGCTGAAGCTGGTCCCCGTGCAAAACAGGTTGATCGTCGAGGCGCGCATTCAGCCGCAAGATATCGACCAGATCCGCGTCGGCGACGAAGCGACGTTGCGTTTTTCCGCGTTCAACCAAAGAACAACACCGGAGATCTTCGGCACCGTGACCCACTTAAGCGCCGATCGCTCTGATGATCAGCAGACCGGCGCATCGTGGTACACGGCGCGGCTCCAGGTTAATGATGAGGAAAAGCAGCGCCTTGGCGACGACCTTAGCCTGATCCCCGGTATGCCCGTAGATGTCTTCATGCAGACCGAACAGCGCACAGTTTTATCCTATCTTATGAAGCCGCTGACCGATCATCTGCAGCGCGCTTTCATAGAGGACTGA
- a CDS encoding Rid family detoxifying hydrolase — MTVETVRAEGAPPAVGPYSHAAKLDGVLYISGCLALDETGTFLGGDAAAQAKQALSNLGTVLGSQGLGPADVAKAVVFLTDMADFAAVNAVYAEFFGDHKPARSCIAVAALPLGAVVEIEAVAGPVA; from the coding sequence ATGACAGTCGAAACAGTTCGCGCTGAAGGCGCCCCTCCCGCGGTCGGTCCTTACAGCCACGCAGCAAAGCTTGATGGCGTGTTATACATCTCAGGCTGCCTCGCACTTGATGAAACGGGCACCTTTCTTGGCGGTGACGCGGCGGCGCAAGCCAAGCAGGCGCTCTCGAACCTTGGAACGGTTCTGGGTTCTCAAGGGCTAGGCCCCGCTGATGTTGCAAAGGCGGTGGTCTTCCTCACAGACATGGCCGATTTTGCCGCCGTCAACGCCGTCTACGCGGAGTTTTTCGGGGATCATAAACCGGCGCGCTCTTGTATTGCGGTGGCCGCATTGCCACTCGGCGCGGTGGTTGAAATAGAGGCTGTCGCAGGCCCTGTTGCTTAG
- a CDS encoding cytochrome P450, translated as MHHAAPISPDPRVYIPPRPVSLPAVVSLIRVLRQGDGDLLSLLPNTAYRDPIGPLGYSRRSIVIVNEPSAVRQVLSEQTDCFPKSDLMVNATEALIGDSIFTSSGTTWRRQRAMVDPAFTALRINQAFPAMSAGVDEAEAQFDAAIEKGRPLSLDKAMGHLAADIICRTVFSSSLQSEIAHQVFDDFAVFERSVAQVEVLRLIWDKAWTKVPQKPDVLAACARIRGHLGTWIDDHLNAPEGHYDDIATAVIAAQDPDSGERFTREELIDQLGVFFLAGHETTASALTWAVYLLAMHEPTRARMRAEVEAIAGDGPISIEQLKKLTFTRAMFRETLRLYPPITFLPRVALEPTIVAGRKIKRGALVMIAPWVLHRHQLYWEQPDHFDPDRFLPPRDSEQTAGSYIPFGQGARLCSGAAFATIESTLFLARLVRGYDIEVADADRVRPVARMTTRPAKQIMIQMTRRPAPSC; from the coding sequence ATGCACCACGCAGCGCCCATCAGCCCCGATCCTCGCGTCTACATTCCCCCGCGGCCGGTCTCGCTGCCGGCGGTCGTGTCGTTGATACGGGTTCTAAGGCAAGGCGACGGCGATCTGCTAAGCCTCCTACCCAACACGGCCTATCGCGATCCCATTGGGCCGCTGGGATACTCGAGGCGTTCAATTGTGATCGTCAACGAACCATCCGCCGTGCGGCAGGTGCTCAGCGAACAAACCGACTGCTTTCCGAAGTCCGATCTGATGGTCAATGCGACAGAGGCACTGATCGGTGATTCGATCTTCACCTCGTCGGGCACGACCTGGCGGCGGCAGCGCGCGATGGTCGACCCCGCCTTCACAGCCCTTCGCATCAACCAGGCATTTCCCGCTATGAGTGCTGGCGTTGACGAAGCCGAAGCGCAATTCGATGCCGCCATCGAGAAGGGCCGTCCGCTTTCGCTTGACAAGGCGATGGGTCATCTGGCGGCAGACATTATTTGCCGAACGGTCTTTTCGTCGTCCCTTCAAAGCGAAATTGCACATCAGGTGTTCGATGATTTCGCTGTCTTTGAACGGTCTGTCGCGCAGGTTGAAGTGCTGCGGCTCATTTGGGACAAAGCTTGGACAAAGGTGCCCCAGAAGCCGGACGTCCTTGCAGCATGTGCGCGCATACGCGGCCATCTTGGTACGTGGATAGACGATCACCTGAACGCGCCGGAAGGTCATTATGATGACATCGCGACGGCCGTCATTGCGGCGCAAGATCCGGACTCGGGCGAACGGTTTACCAGAGAAGAGCTGATTGACCAGTTGGGTGTGTTCTTTCTGGCCGGGCATGAAACGACCGCCAGCGCTCTGACGTGGGCGGTCTACCTGCTGGCAATGCACGAGCCAACGCGCGCGCGCATGCGTGCAGAGGTCGAGGCGATTGCGGGCGACGGGCCGATCAGCATCGAGCAGCTCAAAAAGCTCACCTTCACGCGGGCAATGTTCCGGGAGACGTTACGGCTGTATCCGCCCATCACATTCCTGCCGCGTGTGGCACTTGAGCCGACCATTGTGGCCGGACGCAAAATCAAGCGTGGTGCGCTTGTCATGATCGCGCCATGGGTGCTGCACCGGCATCAACTCTACTGGGAACAGCCCGACCATTTTGACCCTGACCGCTTTCTACCCCCGCGGGACAGCGAGCAGACCGCAGGAAGCTATATACCCTTCGGTCAGGGTGCCCGATTGTGTTCGGGTGCGGCGTTCGCAACTATCGAAAGCACGCTGTTTTTGGCGCGTCTGGTACGAGGATACGACATTGAAGTTGCCGATGCGGACCGCGTCCGGCCGGTCGCTCGGATGACGACCCGACCGGCCAAGCAGATCATGATCCAGATGACCCGGCGACCAGCACCGAGTTGCTAA
- a CDS encoding Pr6Pr family membrane protein encodes MPLARICAGLLASLTAATLFLAITVSAADHGGFIGGIWFLAHFFTILTTALILAAMVTIAFGMSVSPSLLIALTVSSVMVGLVYHIALSHLVSLSGFAHLANQSLHTLIPLATLSWWFLFAPKPRLSPTAPIVWISWPLLYTAYYLVRSSRSGFYPYPFLDVPQIGWLIVATNIAFLSVAFAGIGFLLTLVPRMGNRRPAPRTKL; translated from the coding sequence ATGCCGCTTGCTCGCATTTGCGCTGGGCTCCTTGCGTCGCTTACCGCGGCAACTCTTTTTCTTGCCATCACAGTCAGTGCCGCCGATCATGGCGGGTTCATTGGTGGTATCTGGTTTCTCGCCCATTTCTTCACCATCCTCACCACAGCCTTGATCCTGGCCGCCATGGTAACGATAGCGTTCGGGATGTCAGTTTCACCAAGCCTCCTGATTGCCCTAACCGTGTCGAGTGTGATGGTCGGTCTGGTGTACCATATCGCTCTGTCCCATTTGGTCAGCCTATCCGGGTTTGCACACTTGGCGAACCAGAGCCTTCACACGCTCATACCCCTCGCCACCTTGTCATGGTGGTTCCTGTTCGCCCCAAAACCGCGACTATCACCCACAGCCCCCATCGTTTGGATCAGTTGGCCGCTACTCTACACCGCCTACTATCTCGTTCGCTCATCACGGTCGGGCTTCTACCCCTATCCGTTCCTCGATGTTCCGCAGATTGGATGGCTCATAGTCGCAACCAACATAGCGTTCCTGAGCGTGGCTTTCGCCGGGATCGGGTTTCTCTTGACGCTGGTTCCCAGGATGGGCAACCGGCGACCAGCTCCTCGGACAAAGCTCTAA
- a CDS encoding phytoene desaturase: MLDRSHDPRPRAVVIGSGFGGLAAAVRLGARGYKVTVFEALDKPGGRAYTYKQDGFTFDAGPTIITAPFFLSELWELCGKRFEDHIDLRASNPFYDIRFDDGRVFRYSGDDDAMRAEVERFSLGDVQGYERFKKVSEAIYSVAFDELVDVPFHSLWFTAKCAPDLIRLGGYKSVFGTVSEYFQDPALRIVFSFHPLLIGGNPLTTTAYYCLIAHLERKFGVHYAMGGTGALVRGLVDLIESQGGEVICDAPVDRIRVEDGTANGVVLESGEVIPASIVVSNADAARTYSHLMRHHPRKTWTDAKIARRDFSMSLFVWYFGTNRRFEECQHHTMVLGPRYEELLNDIFKRKVLAKDFSLYLHRPTANDPSLAPEGCDSFYVLSPVPNLQSGTDWSVEAEPYRKAIEKRLEETVLPGLSDSIVTQRILTPQDFQDRLSSINGAAFSIEPKLFQSAWFRPHNRSPEAKNLFLVGAGTHPGAGVPGVLPSAKVMDKLVPDASVFA, translated from the coding sequence ATGCTTGACAGGTCTCACGACCCGCGGCCGCGGGCAGTTGTTATAGGTTCAGGCTTTGGCGGGCTGGCTGCCGCGGTAAGGTTGGGAGCGAGAGGTTACAAGGTTACGGTTTTTGAAGCGCTCGATAAACCCGGCGGACGTGCCTACACCTACAAGCAAGATGGTTTCACCTTCGACGCCGGGCCCACGATCATAACCGCCCCGTTTTTCTTGTCGGAGCTTTGGGAGCTGTGTGGAAAACGTTTTGAGGATCATATCGATTTGCGTGCATCCAATCCGTTCTACGATATACGCTTCGATGATGGCCGCGTATTTCGTTACAGCGGCGATGATGACGCTATGCGTGCCGAAGTTGAGAGGTTCAGCCTGGGAGATGTTCAAGGGTATGAACGCTTCAAGAAAGTTAGTGAGGCGATCTACAGCGTGGCGTTCGACGAGCTGGTCGACGTCCCTTTTCACAGCCTTTGGTTCACGGCCAAGTGTGCGCCCGACCTTATCCGTCTTGGCGGCTACAAGTCGGTTTTCGGAACGGTATCGGAGTACTTCCAGGACCCTGCATTGCGGATTGTTTTCTCGTTTCACCCGTTGCTCATCGGCGGAAACCCCCTGACGACGACCGCCTACTACTGCCTGATCGCTCATCTGGAACGTAAGTTCGGCGTCCACTACGCGATGGGTGGAACCGGGGCACTGGTTCGCGGTCTCGTTGATCTGATCGAAAGCCAGGGTGGTGAAGTCATCTGCGATGCGCCAGTCGATCGCATACGCGTTGAAGATGGGACGGCCAACGGCGTGGTTTTAGAGAGCGGTGAAGTCATCCCGGCATCGATCGTGGTGTCTAACGCGGATGCGGCACGCACGTATTCCCACCTCATGCGCCATCACCCGCGTAAGACGTGGACAGATGCAAAAATCGCAAGGCGTGATTTCTCAATGAGCCTGTTCGTTTGGTATTTTGGAACCAATCGCCGCTTCGAGGAATGCCAACACCATACGATGGTGCTTGGACCCCGCTATGAGGAGCTGCTGAACGACATCTTCAAGCGCAAGGTGCTGGCTAAGGATTTCTCATTGTACCTGCACAGGCCAACGGCAAATGATCCTTCCCTCGCGCCCGAAGGCTGCGATAGCTTTTACGTGCTGTCGCCGGTCCCCAATCTGCAAAGTGGAACAGACTGGAGTGTCGAGGCCGAGCCCTACCGAAAAGCAATAGAGAAACGCTTGGAGGAAACGGTTCTGCCAGGGTTAAGCGACAGCATCGTCACCCAGCGCATTCTGACGCCTCAAGACTTTCAAGACCGGTTATCGTCAATCAATGGTGCGGCCTTCTCGATCGAACCCAAACTGTTTCAAAGTGCGTGGTTCCGGCCGCATAATCGCTCCCCGGAAGCCAAGAACCTATTCCTCGTCGGTGCTGGCACGCATCCCGGCGCTGGGGTGCCGGGCGTACTGCCATCTGCCAAGGTGATGGATAAGCTCGTGCCCGATGCGAGCGTTTTTGCGTAA
- a CDS encoding ATP-grasp domain-containing protein, translating to MAGTVLLTLGRLPKGLDIARSFDALGWRVIVAEPFDWNLCALSKSVSKSYAVPAPNTDIDGYYDAMRDIVRREHIDLIVPISEETLHVSALKGQLPDKPKIFCGNHDALLKLHDKLAFATSLQDTGLRAPLTATLTSPEALAIAEAGGYIVKDRFGASGSRIQFLKQGDALPKDRPNAIVQERLLGREISTFSIVHAGKVSQTVVYEPVIRDGTVATVFQRIVDTDPDARGACELAASVAATSGHTGFLSFDLMATGPGEVVAFECNPRANSGIHFIETAAIAPAIKSAGEPVPLRKSTRLQQAYPTLTLLWGSLGRWSRYRQVGKALLTTRDVSWGWRDPLPFILMTPATWPLIKQSIFQGRSLGEAAIADIGWFGEPSNPVKATV from the coding sequence ATGGCGGGTACCGTCCTGCTGACGCTTGGACGTTTGCCAAAAGGCTTGGATATCGCGCGCAGCTTTGACGCGCTCGGTTGGCGCGTAATTGTAGCAGAACCATTCGATTGGAACCTGTGCGCGCTGTCAAAGTCGGTTTCGAAAAGCTATGCGGTTCCCGCGCCGAACACCGACATCGATGGCTATTACGATGCAATGCGCGACATCGTTCGCCGCGAGCACATTGATCTGATTGTTCCGATCTCCGAGGAGACCCTTCACGTTTCTGCCTTGAAGGGGCAGCTGCCCGACAAGCCGAAGATCTTCTGCGGCAACCACGATGCACTGCTGAAACTCCACGACAAACTGGCATTTGCGACTTCTCTGCAAGATACCGGTTTGCGAGCGCCACTAACGGCTACGCTGACAAGCCCTGAGGCCCTGGCGATTGCAGAGGCAGGCGGCTATATCGTCAAAGACCGCTTCGGCGCTTCTGGATCGCGCATTCAGTTCCTTAAGCAGGGCGACGCATTGCCGAAAGACCGTCCGAACGCCATTGTCCAAGAGCGGTTATTGGGTCGCGAGATCAGCACTTTTTCCATTGTTCATGCCGGTAAGGTTTCGCAAACGGTGGTCTACGAGCCCGTTATCCGCGATGGAACTGTCGCCACGGTCTTTCAGCGCATTGTCGATACTGACCCCGACGCCCGTGGCGCTTGCGAGCTCGCCGCGTCGGTGGCAGCGACGTCCGGACATACTGGTTTCCTATCATTCGACCTTATGGCGACCGGTCCCGGTGAGGTGGTTGCCTTTGAGTGTAACCCGCGCGCGAACTCCGGTATTCACTTTATTGAGACGGCAGCGATCGCACCAGCGATTAAGTCAGCAGGCGAACCGGTGCCTCTACGCAAGAGTACGAGGCTTCAGCAGGCTTACCCAACGCTGACCTTACTTTGGGGGTCTTTGGGCCGTTGGAGCCGCTATCGGCAGGTTGGCAAGGCTTTGCTGACAACGCGCGATGTCAGCTGGGGCTGGCGCGACCCACTTCCCTTCATTCTCATGACGCCAGCTACTTGGCCGCTTATCAAGCAGTCGATTTTCCAGGGTCGCAGTCTGGGTGAGGCCGCGATTGCCGATATTGGCTGGTTCGGAGAGCCTTCTAATCCTGTGAAGGCCACAGTATGA